The nucleotide window CTCGAACTTCTCTGTCAAAGTCTTCAAGACATTGGAGTATGTTTGTTGTCACAAGCTTTTTGATTGCCACCATTCTTCCCTGAGCTCCCAGTGGAACTTTGTAGACTGTCCCAAAGACTCCCTCCCCGAGCTCAGAGGCCTTGTTTAGTAGTGATTCAGGACTGCTGATCCAATCCGGCGATGACCTTGAGTCAAACAGAATGAGCTTCCCTGATGCCAAACTACCCGATCGCGAAGAGCTCGAACACATGCTTTCCAAGGCAGTTTCCACAAATGCAGGCCTCCTTCTTGCAGATGCATTTAGAAGGGTAATGACAATTACTCCAACAGCAATCAATGTAGCAGCTGAAATTGCCACAATAGCAGATATGCTAAGGAACATATGGTGATGTCCTTTTCGGGACCCTGAAGATTCGCCTTGGAATCTATGATCCCCACCACCCATTTGGTTGGGGTAGGCATTTGGATCAAGAACAAGAGGCTTAGGTACATTCATTGTACATGGTCCCTTCAACAATGGTGAACAAATACCCAAGTTTCCTTGCAAAGCACTTTGATCCAAACTCTGAAACACACTCCCTACAGGAAGCCTCCCTGTTAATCTGTTGTATGAAATGTTCACAGCAAGAAGATTTTCCAATTTTCCAAGCTCTTGCGGTATCTCTCCACCCAACTGATTGAACTCTAACTTGAGAATCTCGAGCTTGCTCAACTTCGAAATGGATTTTGGAATAGCACCACTTAAATTGTTATATGACAAACTCCTGCAATTGCAACAAAAAGGAAAATCTATCAGTTAGTAATTGGTATATATAATTCAAACTTCAATGTACAAAAATTCAGATAACAAGAGATAATCAATCAGACTTACATCAAATAGAGGGATGAGCAATTCCCAATCTCATCAGGAATTGGGCCAGTCAATGAATTACCATCCAATTGGAGAATATCCAAACTCCCAGAATCACATATATCTCCTGGGATTGAACCATACAATGCGCTATTGCGGAGATCTAGCACGGTTAGGTTCGAAAAGAATCCAAGCTCTGGGGGAATTCTTGATTGAAgattgttccatgaaagattcaAGTATCTCAAGTTGGATAGAAGTCCCACCTCTGCTGGAATGTTGCCTTTGAGATTGTTCCTTGATAGATCCAACATCTTCAAAGACTCAAACAATTTACTCGAACCGGGTGGAATTGAACCTGTAAGTCCCATATCCGAAAAATCTATCTCTTCCAAGCCCAGACCAAACAAACCTTCTGGTATGCTCCCACTGAAATCATTACCCCTCAACCGAATCACAGACAACTTGTTGCAGTAGACAAGAGAAGTTGGAAGTGTCCCAACAAGTTTGTTGTTAGACAGACTTAGATAACTGAGAGATCTAAGGTCACCCATTGATGGTGGGAGGCTTCCCGTGAAGCCATTGTTGGAAAAGTCCAAGTACTGTAGGCTGCTCATGTTCCCAATCCATTGAGGAAAATCACCATTGAACATGTTATCTGAAAGACTCATAAATGTCAAGGAATTCAACTTCTGAAGTGACTGCGGTAACTCACCAGTGAACAGATTTTCACTGAAATCCATCCTACCCAAGTGCGGACACAGTCCAATATCAAAAGGCATTGGCCCAGAAAAGTGGTTCCTCTGGATTAAAAGCTCTTTCAAATTATGTGTGGCTGATATCCCTTTTGGCACAAACCCGGAAAGAGCATTGTTTGAAAGATCCAAAGAACGAAGCCGTTCCAAGGACCAAATCCCGGATTCGAAATCCGGGTTACCAGAGAAACGGTTGTTGGAGATGTTGAGGCCATTCAAAGAAGAGCATCTGGAAAGAGTACTAGGCAAGTTCCCTTCTAGCAAGTTTCCAGATAAAGAAAGGTAGCGAAGCGAAAAACAAGCATCAAAGAGCGAATCAGGGAGTGAACCAGAGAGTGAGTTCTCAGAAAGATCAAGAAATCTGATGGAGCTGAAGTTCACAAGAGTAGTGGGAACTAGTCCCGAGAAACTGTTTCGGCTTAAGTTGAGTGTTTGGAGATTTGGAGGAAGAGCAAGTTTTTCTGGACTAAGCTCACCAGTGAAGTTGTTGTTGGATAAAGAGAGTACCTTGAGGTGCTGAAGATTCTGAAGACCTTTTCCGATTTTGCCCTCAAGGCCTAAGCCGTCGAGGGAGAGGTGAGAGACTCTTCCGGTGGTAGGGTTGCATTGGATGAAGTTCCATGAACATGGGGAGTCGTCGTCTTCGTTCCAGGAAGCGAGGTAGGAAGAAGGGTCGTGGAGGTCGGATTTGAAGACGAGGAGGCCCAAAACGTCGTAGTTTAGCTGTGCCGGGATGGGGTCGTCGCCCATGCAGCGTTGCAGAGATACCATGGACGTTATTGCCAGCGTGTATATGAGGAATCTGAGAAAAGCCATTGTTGAGTACAATGTAATGATTTTGAGCCAAGGTGGATGAACGACTAGTTCTTTTCTGAAAACGGTAGTGTAGTTATGGGGAATGGGAGTCTGGCCAGGGAAGCATTACTTTTGGAACACTGTGTGTCATGGAAAACCTGCCATGGAAGAGTGTTGGATTTGGGAGGTTGTACTGGTACAAAGACGAAAATGAAGTTGCTGTGATCTcacgagagagaaagagaaagagaaagagaaaagagggaGATAATATTGCTAAATGAGGTGTGTGATGGTGGGTTTGCAAAGCGCCAAATTAAGAGGGAAAGATGGAGTTTACCgagtgaaaaaaataaaataaaaaaataaaacgttGAATGAGCAAGGAATTTGTGTTCCTCTTGCTAACTAACCTCATGACAACCATCGCTGTGAATCGACGAATAAACAAGTCGAAATCAGAAAATAGGGTTAAATACTACTTACTTCCTATACTTATATGGTTTCATCGCTTCAGTCCCTGActttcgaatttcacctaaaaagtccttgAACTCCTAATTTCCTCCCGATTGGTCCCTACCGTCAAGCATccgtcaaaaactccgttatcttctcctaaaaagtctattataccctcaattacttaaaaaaaaaaaattcttcctatcttttttttattttattgtttttacctcttcttcttcctgctCTCTCACCTCCTTCTATgcatctcctcatcaagatggttccaatccacaaaccttcaagaggtgaaatgtaaaaaagaaataaaagagagagaaaaaataaatttgaaaaaaaaaaagtaagcgagggtataatagacattttcggcAACTTTAACAAAAAATTTTGATGGCAGGGACCAATTCGAAGGAAATtaagagttcagggactttttaggtgaatttcaaaggtcagggactgaaacgatgaaaccctataagtatagggagtaaatagtatttaatcccagaaaatataaatataaaaaaaactcaAGTGGGTTTGGAGAACGCTCCTGGTGTGGTTGAGCGAGAGTGATGTTCCGTCCGGCGGCGCGTCCTTGGGGCGTCGTCGTCGGACCGGCCGGTGATGGTTCCGTGCACTCCGGCGAGGGTTTCTAGCTGAGACGTGGCCCAGGGCAAGTGGATGGTGGCTATCTCCCAAGTTGGACGGAGAGATCTCGATCTGCCCTTCGCGGGTTGTGGGCGAGCGCAGGTGAGGAGCGGCGGTACGGCACAGTTGGCCGGCGGCGAACTCTGGAGTCATCAAAGCACCAGAGATCTGGGCGATGGCAGTGACTTCAAGCTCAGGACAGAGTCGATCCCGACAGGGATCTGTTCCGCCTTGGGATCCGGCCGCTGTTGTCAGTAGGACTCGATCCATGGTATAGGGATGCTATGCGGCGGTGTGGTATGGCAAGGCGGTGGCGTGGTGTTGCGTTGCAGCGGCGAGGTGGAGCGAGAGTATGGTGGCGGCGATGGTTGCCTGTGGCGCTAGCGGTCCTTACTGGAGAGAGTGGTgtttgggccgggcctttgGTCTTGGGCCCTTGCTGGTTGTGCTTTGTTTTCTGTTGGTTACGGTTTAGTTGTTCTATTTGTTTAGTTGTTTTGTTGACAATAAGTCTCTACCATGTTTGGGTAGGGCGAAGTGGGCCTTGTGCCGGTCTgtgcaccttgtgtgccttgttTGCTCTAGGTAGGTGGCGAGTTCCTGACTTTatcaaatggtcgcaacctcctagtggcagtaaCGTgtttgctctaggtaggcggcgagttccttgcttggtcaaatggtcgctgcctcctagtggcagggtgaaactgAGTGTCACTGGATTTATTTTCCAGTGGCAAcatgatgggaaagctgtgcATATGGAAATTATGCTATGCTGTAATCGAGTTGCAggtcgagttatctttccgttgtgtcaccgctgtgtcaaagcaaatagagtcgccagtagagcgctctttgctagttggtgcctaaTTGAATACAGttgtttagtagagactcatgatagtatttcaggatgttctctagttgtctattgtaatcaggggttttgGCTTAATGTCCCCACCTTGTATTCAACAGttttattaatcaaggcttaagggcagccgcaccgcccttttttcaggaaaaaaaaaaaaaaaacaagtcgAACTCACGACTGGATAATTATAATTGAAAGATTTATGCCACTAGATCAAATAGTACTGGATCATTTCAATTGATTTTTAGTAGTGATggatttagaaaagaaaaaaacagcttcaaattataaaattataacCATATGTACTGAAATAGAAGAGTTTAATCGAGACGAGGAGCTCATCCAAACTAATTTGAAGTAGAGTAgcttcaaataaaaaaagatagaAACCTTTTTAAATTggagaatgaaattcacactcctaAGTTTACAATTCACTctcatttcttcttttaaatgaaattcacacacctaatttttacaaaaagaaaaaacttaaaatactaaaaaataaaacatggaatgtgaATTTCGTcatagccaaattgattattgccttcatgagattcatttaaGGTATCACTACGCTCTGTGTCTAAACTACATACTACACAGAGTCACATACTACATAGTACTAAATGATTTATATAATTGCAACACATTTTTTTACTCTTGTGTGGATCATAACCCAATAGTCTGTTCTCTTTGTCTGAAAACTTTATTATAATTAAGGTCAATCCAATATAATTGAGAAAGATGAAGTGAATGAGTTACTTTTTGAAACATGGCTCcatcaaattttttattttttattttttattttttattttttattttttattttttattttttattttttattttttattttttatttttatttttattattttttgctaAAATTGCTTCATCATGAATTCTCTTCGCCTAAATTCGTCTTCAGGGAATTTTTCCTTATCTGGATTCCACTCCTCACTCGGATTTGCCTTGAAGGGAATACTCTTCGTCC belongs to Rosa chinensis cultivar Old Blush chromosome 4, RchiOBHm-V2, whole genome shotgun sequence and includes:
- the LOC112196197 gene encoding probably inactive leucine-rich repeat receptor-like protein kinase At3g28040; its protein translation is MAFLRFLIYTLAITSMVSLQRCMGDDPIPAQLNYDVLGLLVFKSDLHDPSSYLASWNEDDDSPCSWNFIQCNPTTGRVSHLSLDGLGLEGKIGKGLQNLQHLKVLSLSNNNFTGELSPEKLALPPNLQTLNLSRNSFSGLVPTTLVNFSSIRFLDLSENSLSGSLPDSLFDACFSLRYLSLSGNLLEGNLPSTLSRCSSLNGLNISNNRFSGNPDFESGIWSLERLRSLDLSNNALSGFVPKGISATHNLKELLIQRNHFSGPMPFDIGLCPHLGRMDFSENLFTGELPQSLQKLNSLTFMSLSDNMFNGDFPQWIGNMSSLQYLDFSNNGFTGSLPPSMGDLRSLSYLSLSNNKLVGTLPTSLVYCNKLSVIRLRGNDFSGSIPEGLFGLGLEEIDFSDMGLTGSIPPGSSKLFESLKMLDLSRNNLKGNIPAEVGLLSNLRYLNLSWNNLQSRIPPELGFFSNLTVLDLRNSALYGSIPGDICDSGSLDILQLDGNSLTGPIPDEIGNCSSLYLMSLSYNNLSGAIPKSISKLSKLEILKLEFNQLGGEIPQELGKLENLLAVNISYNRLTGRLPVGSVFQSLDQSALQGNLGICSPLLKGPCTMNVPKPLVLDPNAYPNQMGGGDHRFQGESSGSRKGHHHMFLSISAIVAISAATLIAVGVIVITLLNASARRRPAFVETALESMCSSSSRSGSLASGKLILFDSRSSPDWISSPESLLNKASELGEGVFGTVYKVPLGAQGRMVAIKKLVTTNILQCLEDFDREVRVLGKARHPNLVALKGYYWTPQMQLLVNEYAPNGNLQSKLHDRLHSSSPLSWDDRFKILLGIARGLSHLHHSFRPPIIHYNIKPSNILLDENLNPKISDFALARLLTKIDRHVVSNRFQSALGYVAPELACQSLRVNEKCDVYGFGVLILELVTGRRPVEYGEDNVVILTDHVRVLLEQGNVLGCIDHSMGEYPEDEVLPVFKLALVCTSQIPSCRPTMAEVVQILQIIKTPLPQRIERF